In the Pseudomonas orientalis genome, one interval contains:
- a CDS encoding CyaA/EF/ExoY family adenylyl cyclase toxin → MKTTILSVTSPSSSSLEALQRNQSRFDNRVAGDAGNLPPDLLERVKEQTGIVSSHLEPLQRIAVTTNSIIGIRPVESVATGLIEAGHPTKDFHIKGKSANWGPQAGLICTDQALSKLESAPEEKVAKANAQILDCVEQRHAVPIPLKLSRHRLDELVNLGHITDLSAKGADGTVQLSARGPSGQRYTFQARPGSPADDTYLITHQGKPVEVLAKQAEGKPLTADYDLHMVAPHLSDFGPQDKLPVPDVAHSVFKERVNRYRQVPQELRADFASAASFYQKEHPHLGNATSRLEQMIGIINQKLVGDAERVVHHNADSGSPATEVTANYPATFFLPAKLGRFDEICIIHDSKEMAELIKTAKDSGYHVPLNPLWEKELVNIRRSDFTEAKHNLSKSRYA, encoded by the coding sequence ATGAAAACCACGATTCTCAGTGTTACATCACCTTCTTCATCCAGCCTGGAAGCCTTGCAACGCAACCAGTCCCGTTTCGACAACCGCGTTGCCGGGGATGCCGGCAACCTACCGCCCGACCTGCTCGAGCGGGTAAAAGAGCAAACAGGAATAGTGTCGAGCCACCTTGAACCCTTGCAACGGATCGCGGTAACCACCAACTCCATCATTGGCATACGCCCGGTAGAGTCCGTGGCTACCGGGCTGATAGAAGCCGGTCATCCCACCAAGGACTTCCACATCAAGGGCAAAAGTGCCAACTGGGGGCCGCAGGCCGGTCTGATCTGTACCGACCAGGCCCTCAGCAAGCTGGAGAGCGCGCCGGAAGAAAAAGTCGCCAAGGCCAACGCGCAGATCCTGGATTGCGTCGAGCAACGCCATGCAGTCCCGATCCCGCTGAAACTCTCGCGCCATCGCCTCGATGAGCTGGTGAACCTGGGTCATATCACTGATCTGTCCGCTAAAGGTGCGGACGGCACGGTGCAATTGAGCGCCCGAGGGCCGAGCGGGCAACGCTACACATTTCAAGCCCGCCCTGGATCGCCTGCCGACGACACCTATCTCATCACCCATCAGGGCAAGCCAGTGGAAGTATTGGCCAAGCAGGCAGAGGGCAAGCCTTTGACCGCCGATTACGATCTGCACATGGTCGCGCCGCACCTGAGCGACTTCGGGCCCCAGGATAAGCTCCCCGTACCGGATGTCGCTCACAGCGTGTTCAAGGAACGAGTCAATCGATACAGGCAGGTTCCGCAAGAACTGCGCGCAGACTTTGCAAGCGCGGCCAGTTTCTACCAGAAAGAGCATCCCCATCTCGGCAATGCCACGTCACGACTGGAACAGATGATAGGCATCATCAACCAGAAACTGGTCGGTGACGCAGAAAGGGTGGTTCACCACAATGCGGATTCAGGCAGCCCAGCCACGGAGGTAACCGCGAACTACCCGGCAACATTTTTCCTGCCAGCGAAACTGGGCAGATTCGACGAAATCTGCATCATCCATGACAGCAAGGAAATGGCCGAGCTGATAAAGACCGCCAAAGACAGCGGTTATCATGTGCCGCTCAATCCTCTTTGGGAGAAGGAGCTGGTGAATATCCGGCGATCAGACTTCACCGAGGCAAAACATAACTTGTCTAAATCCAGATATGCCTGA
- a CDS encoding LysR family transcriptional regulator: MDLFQAMSVYVKVVETGSMTAAAQECGMSTTMVGNHLRALEQRLGVSLLKRTTRKQNLTEFGGQYYQRCLEVLGLVADSQLLAEQIHSEAPKGSLRITAPPVFGTERLVPALSEFSQRYPLINLYVVLSNERVDLVDSGFDVAIRLGELETSSLIARPLQAYTLTLCASPEYLARRGTPQTPDELQQHDCLAFAYPATDNWRDTDKLWRMTGDVGEVEVPVAGSLTINSSQGLRQAAVNGMGIVMLADALVQPDLESGKLVALLTGYKLPSRPMHLLYRQDRYRLPKLRAFVDFVMEKWAR; this comes from the coding sequence ATGGATCTGTTCCAGGCCATGTCGGTGTACGTGAAGGTCGTCGAGACCGGCAGCATGACCGCCGCCGCGCAGGAATGCGGAATGTCGACCACCATGGTCGGTAACCATCTGCGTGCGCTGGAGCAGCGACTGGGCGTCAGCTTGCTCAAACGCACCACGCGCAAACAGAACCTTACGGAGTTTGGCGGGCAGTATTATCAGCGCTGCCTGGAAGTACTGGGACTGGTGGCCGACTCCCAGCTGCTGGCGGAACAGATTCACAGCGAAGCGCCCAAAGGCAGCCTGCGTATCACCGCGCCGCCCGTGTTCGGCACCGAACGCCTTGTGCCGGCCTTGAGTGAGTTTTCCCAGCGCTATCCACTGATCAACCTGTACGTGGTGCTGAGCAATGAGCGAGTGGACCTGGTCGACAGCGGTTTCGACGTGGCGATCCGTCTCGGCGAACTCGAAACCTCCAGCCTGATCGCCAGACCCCTGCAGGCCTATACCCTCACCCTTTGCGCGTCACCTGAGTACCTGGCGCGACGCGGCACGCCGCAGACGCCAGATGAGCTGCAGCAGCACGATTGCCTGGCCTTCGCCTACCCTGCGACCGACAACTGGCGCGACACCGACAAACTGTGGCGCATGACCGGGGATGTAGGCGAGGTGGAGGTTCCGGTGGCCGGCTCATTGACCATCAACAGCTCGCAAGGCTTGCGCCAGGCGGCGGTAAACGGCATGGGCATCGTCATGCTGGCGGATGCCCTGGTGCAGCCGGACCTGGAGAGCGGCAAACTGGTGGCCTTGCTGACCGGCTATAAGCTACCCAGCCGCCCCATGCACCTGCTGTATCGCCAGGACCGTTATCGCCTGCCCAAGCTGCGGGCCTTCGTCGATTTTGTCATGGAGAAGTGGGCGCGCTAG
- a CDS encoding LuxR family transcriptional regulator, whose product MLAKLTAFNNRLMPGRSLDEQMDNTFILAQQLGFDALVYDYTPVPIDLNGALITPSVLELRNTPADWHALWCSEGFYQIDPVQHLALRSVSPFVWSYEPKAETALQTIIDPCHAPVSSYLHEQQLTCGVSVPIHLPRGGFASLTGLRTGKASTVLKEAQHTLSDFSVIGHALQEAAYPLFNKALRTYPHIHLTKRERECLKWAAEGLTAAEIATQLTRSLAVVTLHLASAMHKLGAKNRVQAVVRATHYRLLDD is encoded by the coding sequence ATGCTGGCCAAGCTAACTGCCTTCAATAATCGTCTGATGCCGGGCAGGAGCCTGGACGAGCAGATGGACAATACGTTTATCCTCGCCCAACAGTTGGGCTTCGATGCGCTGGTGTACGACTACACGCCGGTGCCCATCGACCTCAATGGCGCGTTGATCACGCCCTCGGTGCTGGAACTGCGCAACACGCCGGCCGACTGGCACGCCTTGTGGTGCAGCGAAGGGTTCTACCAGATCGACCCGGTGCAGCACTTGGCCTTGCGCAGCGTGTCGCCGTTTGTCTGGTCGTATGAGCCAAAGGCCGAGACTGCACTGCAAACGATCATCGACCCCTGCCATGCCCCCGTTTCGTCCTATCTGCATGAACAACAGTTGACCTGCGGCGTCAGCGTGCCGATCCACCTGCCCCGTGGCGGCTTCGCCTCTTTGACCGGGCTGCGCACCGGTAAGGCGAGCACGGTATTGAAAGAGGCGCAGCACACCTTGTCGGACTTCAGCGTGATCGGCCACGCGTTGCAGGAGGCGGCTTATCCTTTGTTCAACAAGGCGTTGCGCACCTACCCGCATATCCACCTGACCAAACGCGAGCGCGAGTGCCTGAAATGGGCAGCCGAGGGCTTGACGGCCGCCGAAATAGCCACGCAATTGACCCGTTCGCTGGCGGTGGTCACGCTGCATTTGGCATCGGCCATGCACAAACTGGGCGCCAAGAACCGCGTGCAGGCGGTGGTGCGCGCCACGCATTACCGCTTGCTCGACGATTGA
- the punC gene encoding purine nucleoside transporter PunC, with protein sequence MKNSFGFTWYLAGLSMLGYLAMDMYLPAFGAMGEQLQIGAGAVGASLSIFLAGFALGQLLWGPLSDRLGRKPVLLMGLSLFVLGCLGMFWVHTAPQLWALRFMQAIGVCSAAVSWQALVIDRYPADKAHRVFASIMPLMSLSPALAPLLGAMVLNHFGWQAIFGVLLGVSLLLLLPTVFLRSAPKRQTHQPVRLGYAQLLTSRVFTGNVMIFAACSASFFAWLTASPFILGGMGYSPNDIGLSYVLPTLAFLVGGYSCRSALQRLPGKTLLPWLLAFYCLSMVALYLVAILTVPTLTTLLIPFCLMALCNGASYPIVVANALMPFSENSGKAAALQNTLQLGLCFLASLLVSSMIERPLLITVIVMLATAPLAVLGYWLARPKGNACELSSA encoded by the coding sequence ATGAAAAATTCTTTTGGTTTCACTTGGTATCTGGCGGGGCTGAGCATGCTCGGTTATCTCGCCATGGACATGTACTTGCCGGCGTTTGGCGCCATGGGCGAACAGTTGCAGATTGGCGCCGGGGCTGTGGGCGCCAGCTTGAGCATCTTCCTTGCCGGTTTTGCGCTAGGGCAGTTGCTGTGGGGGCCGTTGTCCGACCGGCTTGGGCGCAAGCCGGTCCTGCTCATGGGGTTGAGCCTGTTTGTACTGGGGTGCCTTGGCATGTTCTGGGTGCACACCGCGCCGCAGCTCTGGGCATTGCGTTTTATGCAGGCGATCGGCGTGTGCTCTGCGGCCGTGAGTTGGCAGGCACTGGTGATTGACCGCTACCCGGCGGACAAGGCTCACCGCGTATTCGCCAGCATCATGCCGCTGATGTCGCTGTCGCCGGCACTGGCGCCCTTGTTGGGTGCGATGGTATTGAATCACTTTGGCTGGCAGGCGATTTTCGGTGTATTGCTGGGGGTGTCGCTGCTCCTGTTGCTGCCGACGGTGTTTCTGCGCAGCGCGCCGAAGCGTCAGACGCACCAACCCGTGCGCCTGGGCTATGCACAGCTGCTCACGTCACGGGTATTTACCGGCAACGTCATGATATTTGCCGCCTGCTCCGCCAGCTTCTTTGCCTGGCTGACCGCTTCGCCATTCATCCTCGGCGGCATGGGCTACAGCCCCAATGATATCGGCCTCAGCTACGTGCTGCCGACCCTGGCCTTTCTCGTCGGCGGTTACAGTTGCCGCAGCGCCTTGCAGCGCTTGCCGGGCAAAACCTTGCTACCGTGGTTGCTCGCCTTCTATTGCCTGAGCATGGTGGCGTTGTACCTGGTTGCAATCCTGACAGTGCCGACCCTCACCACCTTGCTGATTCCGTTCTGCCTGATGGCGCTGTGCAACGGCGCCAGCTACCCGATCGTGGTGGCGAATGCACTGATGCCGTTTTCGGAAAATTCCGGCAAGGCGGCGGCACTGCAAAATACCCTGCAATTGGGCTTGTGCTTTCTTGCCAGTCTGTTGGTGTCGTCGATGATCGAGCGGCCGCTGTTGATCACAGTGATTGTGATGCTGGCGACCGCGCCCCTGGCGGTGTTGGGTTACTGGCTGGCGCGGCCGAAGGGTAATGCTTGCGAACTGTCCAGCGCCTGA
- a CDS encoding proline iminopeptidase-family hydrolase: MWREIAPDQQYNVQVDGHNLVVYSFGEGDEVLLCLNGGPGLPCDYLRDAHGWLKEHNLRVVAFDQLGTGASARPNDVSLWEIRRYVEEVETVRQALGLGPVHLLGHSWGGWLGIEYAIHYPDALKSLILENTVGDIPHLSQELERLRGALGSETVAMMQRHEAMGSLDHPQYQAAITLLNYRHVCRLDDWPEPVKRSLGDWNMGPYETMQGPNEFLYVGNLKDWNRIPEMAAFKMPILITTGQHDELTPACAMRMKMAARHAELHVFPNSSHMPFYEEPQAYFPVLLDFLARHRG, translated from the coding sequence ATGTGGCGTGAAATTGCCCCCGACCAGCAGTACAACGTGCAAGTCGACGGCCATAATCTCGTGGTCTACAGCTTTGGCGAAGGCGATGAGGTGCTGCTGTGCCTCAACGGCGGCCCGGGCCTGCCGTGTGACTATTTGCGCGACGCCCATGGCTGGCTCAAAGAGCATAACCTGCGAGTGGTTGCATTCGACCAGCTTGGCACGGGCGCATCAGCCAGACCGAACGACGTTTCCCTGTGGGAAATTCGCCGTTATGTCGAAGAAGTCGAGACCGTGCGCCAGGCACTGGGCCTTGGCCCTGTGCACCTGCTCGGGCATTCCTGGGGCGGCTGGCTGGGCATCGAGTACGCCATTCACTACCCCGATGCGCTGAAAAGCCTGATCCTCGAAAACACGGTTGGCGATATTCCCCACTTGTCCCAGGAACTTGAGCGTCTGCGCGGCGCCCTTGGCAGCGAAACCGTGGCCATGATGCAGCGCCACGAAGCCATGGGCTCGCTCGACCACCCGCAGTATCAAGCCGCAATCACCTTGCTCAACTATCGCCACGTGTGCCGCCTGGATGACTGGCCGGAGCCGGTCAAACGCTCCCTCGGCGATTGGAACATGGGGCCTTACGAAACCATGCAAGGTCCCAACGAATTCCTCTATGTCGGCAACCTCAAGGACTGGAATCGCATCCCTGAAATGGCCGCGTTCAAGATGCCGATATTGATTACCACCGGCCAGCACGACGAACTAACCCCGGCCTGTGCCATGCGCATGAAGATGGCGGCCCGGCACGCCGAACTGCATGTATTTCCCAACAGCAGCCATATGCCGTTCTACGAAGAACCCCAGGCGTATTTCCCGGTGCTGCTGGACTTTCTCGCCCGTCACCGAGGCTGA
- a CDS encoding nucleoside-binding protein — MKKALQGATVALTLFGGGEAVAVEWMNNSLGFRYGQHFTNPNNPDDFNKRIYSFTHASGYRYGSNFLNLDVFLSDSKDPRKGTDHGGSEVYAVYRHQLYASRVFDVPQGSGLIKDYALTLGFDANRNNNFASAKKRALVIGPTLKFNTVGVLDLSLMYYKEKNHTGIPGAKKSNHTFDDTYMLNLTWMRPFEIANHAAKFQGFINYVGEKGEDYHGRDTAPEALMRTALMVAVRPGKSVKPNLYLGVGYEYWHNKFGVDGGRGSRTSTPTLNMEVSF; from the coding sequence ATGAAAAAGGCATTGCAGGGCGCAACCGTCGCATTGACCCTCTTCGGCGGCGGGGAGGCTGTCGCGGTGGAATGGATGAACAACAGCCTGGGGTTTCGCTACGGCCAACACTTCACCAACCCGAACAACCCCGACGATTTCAACAAGCGCATCTACAGCTTCACCCACGCCAGCGGCTACCGGTACGGCAGCAATTTTCTGAATCTCGATGTGTTCCTGTCCGACAGCAAAGACCCACGCAAGGGCACCGACCACGGTGGCAGCGAGGTGTACGCGGTATACCGCCATCAGCTCTACGCCTCACGGGTATTCGATGTGCCGCAGGGTTCCGGATTGATCAAGGATTACGCACTGACGCTGGGCTTCGATGCCAACCGCAATAACAACTTCGCTTCCGCCAAGAAGCGCGCATTGGTGATCGGCCCGACCTTGAAGTTCAACACCGTCGGTGTGCTGGACCTGAGCCTGATGTACTACAAGGAAAAGAACCACACCGGCATTCCGGGCGCGAAGAAATCGAACCACACCTTCGACGACACTTATATGCTCAACCTGACCTGGATGCGCCCGTTCGAGATTGCCAACCACGCGGCTAAATTTCAGGGATTCATCAATTACGTGGGGGAGAAAGGCGAGGACTATCATGGCCGTGATACCGCGCCGGAAGCCCTGATGCGCACCGCGTTGATGGTGGCGGTGCGGCCGGGAAAAAGCGTCAAGCCGAACCTGTACCTCGGCGTAGGCTACGAATACTGGCATAACAAGTTTGGCGTGGACGGCGGTCGGGGTAGCCGCACGTCGACGCCGACGTTGAACATGGAAGTATCGTTCTAA
- a CDS encoding aspartate aminotransferase family protein yields the protein MTAACLMNTYQPLALSFTRGLGTRLWDQHGREYLDAVAGVAVTNVGHSHPRLVTAISEQAGLLLHTSNLYSIDWQQRLARRLTQLSGLDRAFFNNSGAEANETALKLARLHGWKKGIEQPLVVVMENAFHGRTLGTMAASDGPSVRLGFQRLPGDFLKVGFGDPGALERITQQFGTRIAAVLLEPIQGESGVLPAPPGYLKALRDHCTRHGWLMMLDEIQTGIGRTGAWFAFQHEGIVPDVMTLAKGLGNGVPIGACLARGGVAQLFTPGSHGSTFGGNPLACRVGCTVLDIIHEQGLLQNAARQGEHLLERLRVELDGHPQVRAIRGKGLMIGIELASPYRDLAQRAAQEHGLLINVTRGKIVRLLPPLTLDAREVEMIVRAITRLLN from the coding sequence ATGACCGCCGCCTGCCTGATGAACACTTATCAACCCTTGGCCTTAAGTTTTACGCGCGGTCTGGGCACGCGCCTGTGGGACCAGCACGGCCGCGAATACCTGGACGCGGTGGCCGGCGTAGCTGTGACCAATGTCGGCCATTCCCACCCCCGGCTGGTGACGGCCATCAGCGAGCAGGCCGGCCTGCTGCTGCACACCTCCAATCTCTACAGCATCGATTGGCAACAGCGTCTGGCCCGGCGCCTGACCCAGCTGTCCGGGCTGGACCGCGCGTTCTTCAACAATTCCGGCGCTGAAGCCAATGAGACGGCGCTGAAACTGGCACGGCTGCATGGCTGGAAAAAGGGCATTGAACAACCCTTGGTAGTGGTGATGGAGAACGCTTTCCACGGGCGTACGCTGGGCACCATGGCGGCCAGTGACGGGCCATCGGTGCGCCTTGGTTTTCAACGCTTGCCGGGGGATTTCCTGAAGGTGGGGTTTGGCGATCCGGGCGCATTGGAACGCATCACCCAACAGTTTGGTACGCGCATCGCCGCCGTGCTGCTGGAGCCGATCCAGGGCGAAAGCGGTGTGTTACCGGCACCGCCCGGCTATCTGAAAGCCCTGCGCGATCACTGTACGCGCCACGGCTGGCTGATGATGCTCGACGAAATACAAACCGGCATTGGCCGCACCGGTGCCTGGTTCGCCTTTCAGCACGAGGGCATTGTTCCCGACGTGATGACCCTGGCCAAAGGGCTTGGCAACGGCGTGCCGATCGGCGCCTGCCTGGCCCGCGGCGGCGTCGCGCAACTGTTCACGCCAGGCAGCCATGGCAGCACGTTCGGCGGCAACCCGCTGGCGTGCCGTGTCGGTTGCACCGTGCTGGATATTATTCATGAGCAAGGCTTGTTGCAGAACGCCGCACGCCAGGGCGAACACTTGCTGGAACGCTTGCGCGTGGAGCTGGATGGGCACCCGCAAGTGCGGGCGATTCGCGGCAAAGGCTTGATGATCGGGATAGAACTGGCCAGCCCTTATCGCGACCTTGCCCAACGTGCCGCCCAGGAGCACGGGTTGTTGATCAACGTCACGCGGGGCAAAATCGTTCGCCTGTTGCCGCCGCTGACCCTTGATGCCAGGGAAGTCGAGATGATCGTTCGGGCCATCACCCGATTGCTGAATTGA
- the punR gene encoding DNA-binding transcriptional activator PunR: MWSEYSLDVVDAVARHGSFSAAAQELHRVPSAISYTVRQLEEWLAVPLFIRRHRDVELTPAGRLFIDETRGVMKKMLGTRRLCQQVANGWSGQLKVAVDSIVKPQRCRQLVLDFYRQFPEVELLLEYEVYNGVWDALADERTDIVIGATSAVPVASHFSFRDMGLLNWLCVVSARHPLATVSGLLGDDQLRPFASLCMTDTSRNLPKRDTWTLDNQRRLVVPNWSSALDCLRDGLCVGMAPAHQVLPWIERGELVALQLHRPFPASPSCVAWAQNKLSPAMAWLLEYLGDTDTLNQEWLNGI; this comes from the coding sequence ATGTGGTCCGAATACTCCCTGGATGTGGTCGATGCCGTCGCACGCCACGGCAGTTTCAGCGCCGCCGCTCAGGAATTGCATCGCGTACCGTCGGCCATCAGCTATACGGTGCGCCAGCTGGAAGAGTGGCTGGCGGTGCCGCTGTTCATACGGCGCCACCGTGACGTGGAACTGACGCCCGCCGGCCGGCTGTTTATCGACGAAACCCGTGGCGTGATGAAAAAAATGCTCGGCACCCGCCGCTTGTGCCAGCAGGTGGCCAATGGCTGGAGCGGTCAGTTGAAGGTGGCGGTGGACTCCATCGTCAAGCCGCAGCGCTGTCGGCAACTGGTGCTGGATTTCTATCGGCAGTTTCCGGAAGTGGAACTGCTGCTGGAGTACGAGGTGTACAACGGCGTGTGGGATGCCCTGGCGGACGAGCGTACCGACATCGTGATCGGCGCCACCAGCGCGGTGCCGGTGGCCAGCCATTTCAGCTTTCGCGATATGGGCTTGTTGAACTGGTTGTGCGTGGTCAGCGCCAGGCACCCGCTGGCAACGGTGAGCGGGCTGCTCGGCGATGATCAATTGCGCCCGTTTGCCTCCCTGTGCATGACCGACACCTCACGCAACCTGCCCAAGCGGGACACCTGGACCCTGGATAACCAGCGTCGCCTGGTGGTGCCCAACTGGTCGTCGGCGCTCGATTGCCTGCGCGATGGCTTGTGCGTCGGCATGGCCCCGGCGCATCAGGTGCTGCCGTGGATCGAGCGCGGCGAGCTGGTGGCGTTGCAACTGCACCGCCCCTTCCCGGCCAGCCCGTCCTGCGTGGCCTGGGCGCAGAACAAACTGTCGCCAGCCATGGCCTGGTTGCTGGAGTACCTGGGAGATACCGACACCCTGAACCAGGAGTGGTTGAATGGAATCTGA
- a CDS encoding proline iminopeptidase-family hydrolase: MEFIDKVREGYAPFGAYQTWYRITGELATGRTPLVILHGGPGCTHDYVDAFKDVAASGHAVIHYDQLGNGRSTHLPEKPASFWTVELFLNELNNLLDHLQISDNYAILGQSWGGMLGSEHAILQPKGLRAFIPANSPTCMRTWVSEANRLRKLLPEGVHETLLKHEAAGTYQDPEYQAASRVFYDQHVCRVNPWPEEVARTFAQVDADPTVYHAMSGPTEFHVIGSLKDWNVIGRLPAINVPTLVISGRHDEATPLVVKPFLDEIPDVRWALFEDSSHMPHVEERQACMGTVVKFLDEVCSMPRKALKAG; the protein is encoded by the coding sequence ATGGAATTCATCGACAAAGTCCGCGAAGGCTACGCCCCCTTCGGCGCCTATCAGACGTGGTATCGCATCACCGGTGAGCTGGCCACAGGCCGCACCCCGTTGGTGATCCTCCATGGCGGCCCCGGCTGCACCCACGATTACGTCGACGCGTTCAAGGACGTGGCCGCCAGCGGCCATGCGGTGATTCACTACGACCAGTTGGGCAACGGTCGCTCAACGCACCTGCCGGAAAAACCGGCTTCGTTCTGGACCGTCGAGCTGTTCCTCAATGAGTTGAACAACCTGCTCGACCACCTGCAAATCAGCGACAACTACGCGATCCTCGGCCAATCCTGGGGCGGCATGCTCGGCAGCGAACATGCGATTTTACAGCCCAAGGGCCTGCGCGCCTTTATCCCGGCCAACTCACCGACGTGCATGCGCACCTGGGTCAGCGAGGCCAATCGGCTGCGCAAGCTGTTGCCCGAAGGTGTGCATGAAACCTTGCTCAAGCATGAAGCCGCCGGTACCTACCAGGACCCGGAATACCAGGCCGCCTCTCGGGTTTTCTACGACCAGCACGTGTGCCGGGTCAACCCGTGGCCGGAAGAAGTGGCGCGCACCTTCGCCCAGGTCGATGCCGACCCGACGGTGTACCACGCCATGAGCGGCCCCACGGAGTTCCATGTGATCGGCAGCTTGAAGGACTGGAACGTGATCGGTCGCCTGCCTGCGATCAACGTGCCGACCCTGGTGATCTCCGGTCGGCACGACGAGGCTACGCCGCTGGTGGTCAAGCCGTTCCTGGACGAAATCCCGGACGTGCGCTGGGCGCTGTTCGAAGACTCCAGCCACATGCCCCACGTGGAAGAACGCCAGGCGTGCATGGGCACCGTGGTGAAGTTTCTGGATGAGGTGTGCTCAATGCCGCGCAAAGCCCTCAAGGCCGGCTGA
- a CDS encoding nucleobase:cation symporter-2 family protein, whose product MTIPKASPQRPEDENLGVAANMAYGLQHVLTMYGGIVAVPLIVGQAAGLSPADIGLLIAASLFAGGLATLLQTLGLPFFGCQLPLVQGVSFAGVATMVAIVGSDGAGGVPAILGAVMAASFIGLLITPVFSRITQFFPPLVTGIVITTIGLTLMPVAARWAMGGNSRAADFGSMSNVGLAALTLVLVLLLSKIGSATISRLSILLAMVIGTVIAVFLGMADFSGVTQGPMFGFPTPFHFGMPTFHVAAIISMCIVVMVTLVETSADILAVGEIIDTKVDSKRLGNGLRADMLSSMFAPIFGSFTQSAFAQNVGLVAVTGVKSRFVVATGGVFLVVLGLLPFMGRVIAAVPTSVLGGAGIVLFGTVAASGIRTLSKVDYRNNMNLIIVATSIGFGMIPIAAPSFYDQFPGWFATIFHSGISSSAIMAILLNLTFNHFTAGNSDQQSVFVAGTERSLCFRDVAALRDGDYYRGGKLFDAEGKEIPLVADTLKKTAKPETTEV is encoded by the coding sequence ATGACTATCCCGAAGGCGTCACCGCAGCGGCCCGAAGATGAGAATCTGGGCGTCGCCGCCAACATGGCTTACGGCCTGCAGCATGTGCTCACCATGTATGGCGGCATCGTTGCCGTACCCTTGATCGTCGGCCAGGCGGCCGGGTTGTCGCCCGCGGATATCGGCCTGTTGATCGCCGCGTCGTTGTTTGCCGGTGGCCTGGCCACGCTGCTGCAGACCCTTGGCCTGCCATTCTTCGGGTGTCAGTTGCCGCTGGTGCAGGGCGTGTCATTCGCAGGCGTGGCAACCATGGTGGCGATTGTCGGCAGCGACGGAGCAGGGGGCGTGCCGGCGATACTCGGCGCGGTGATGGCCGCGTCGTTCATTGGCTTGTTGATCACCCCGGTGTTCTCACGCATCACTCAGTTTTTCCCGCCGCTGGTGACCGGGATCGTGATTACCACCATCGGCCTGACCCTGATGCCCGTGGCGGCCCGCTGGGCCATGGGCGGCAACAGCCGCGCAGCGGATTTCGGCAGCATGTCGAATGTCGGCCTGGCGGCGCTGACGTTGGTGCTGGTGTTGCTGCTGAGCAAAATCGGCAGCGCAACCATCTCGCGCCTGTCGATTCTGCTGGCGATGGTGATCGGCACGGTGATTGCGGTGTTCCTGGGCATGGCCGACTTCTCCGGCGTGACCCAGGGGCCTATGTTCGGCTTTCCCACGCCGTTCCATTTCGGCATGCCGACCTTTCATGTGGCGGCGATCATTTCCATGTGCATCGTAGTGATGGTTACGCTGGTGGAAACCTCGGCGGACATTCTGGCGGTAGGCGAGATCATCGACACCAAAGTCGACTCCAAACGCCTCGGCAACGGCCTGCGCGCCGACATGCTGTCGAGCATGTTCGCGCCGATCTTCGGTTCGTTCACGCAGAGTGCGTTCGCCCAGAACGTCGGCCTGGTAGCGGTCACCGGGGTGAAGAGCCGGTTTGTGGTGGCAACCGGCGGGGTGTTCCTGGTGGTGCTTGGCCTGCTGCCGTTCATGGGCCGGGTGATTGCCGCCGTGCCCACCTCGGTGCTTGGCGGTGCCGGCATTGTGTTGTTCGGCACGGTGGCGGCCAGCGGTATTCGCACCTTGTCCAAGGTGGATTACCGCAACAACATGAACCTGATCATCGTCGCCACGAGTATTGGTTTCGGCATGATTCCCATCGCCGCGCCCAGCTTCTATGACCAATTCCCCGGCTGGTTCGCGACGATTTTCCATTCGGGCATCAGCTCTTCGGCGATCATGGCGATTCTGCTCAACCTGACGTTCAACCACTTCACCGCCGGTAACTCGGACCAGCAGTCGGTATTCGTGGCGGGGACTGAGCGCAGTTTGTGCTTTCGCGACGTGGCGGCGTTGCGCGATGGCGATTACTACCGGGGCGGGAAGCTGTTCGATGCCGAGGGCAAGGAAATTCCACTGGTGGCGGACACCTTGAAGAAAACCGCCAAACCTGAAACCACTGAGGTCTGA